GTCGTCGGTTGGGCTTCGCCGTTCGGCCGTCGCGTCGCCGGCGCCGAATGTACCGAATGCAAGAGGTGCCGTAATGTATGCCGGATGGGCGCCATCGGCGGCCGCGGCGAGGCCACCGCCCAGGCCGAATGCAACCTCTGCATGGATTGCCTGGCCGCTTGCCGGCGGGACGCGACTTCCTTCGGCTTCGGCCGCGCGAGGCCCCCCGAAAACCCTACGACGTGGGCGCCCGCCGTTACGCGGCGCGGTTTTCTCGTAAGCGCCGGCGCGAGCCTGGTCGCCGCGCCCGCGGTGCTCGTAACCGACGGCCGGGTCCAGAGCGACCTGTTCCTCATACGGCCTCCCGGCGCCCAGGAGAAGAGCGAATTCCTCGCGCGCTGCGTGCGGTGCGGCGAGTGCATAAGGGTTTGCCTTACGCAAGGGCTGGCGCCGGTTCACTTCGAAGCGGGGCTGACGGGCCTTTGGACGCCGCGGCTCGTACCCCGCAAGGGGTACTGCGAGTACCTGTGCACGCTGTGCACGCAAGTATGCCCCACCGACGCCATAAAGACGTTGACGGAAGAACAGAAGAAAAAGGAAATAATCGGCCTCGCCGTCGTTGACCGTACGCGCTGTCTCCCCTGGGTCGAGGACGAAGACTGCAACGTGTGCGAGGAGATGTGCCCCACCTCGCCTAAGGCGATCGAACTACGAGGTCGGGGTCGTTTGAAGCCGCACGTGATCGCCGATAAATGCGTAGGCTGCGGCATCTGCGAGTACGCCTGCCCCGTAGAGGGCGACGCCGCGATCGTCGTCGTAGGCGACCGCGACCGCGTCTACTTCACAAACGACGGAGGAGGCGGCCGGCACTACCGCGGCGGCCGGGGCGGTTAACCCGGCGTAACCACTGTCGGGGTTTTGAAGGGTCAGGTTAAAATGGGAACGGAGACGAAGAACGGCGACACCGCCAGGTTCGTCGTGCAGGAGCACGACGCCAGCACCCATCACTACGATTTCCGGCTGGAGATGGACGGCGTCCTGAAGTCCTGGGCCGTGCCGAAGGGCATCTCAACCAAACCGGGCGAAAGGCGCCTCGCCGTCCAGGTCGAAGACCACGACGTCGACTACATCGGCTTCGAGGGCGAAATCGAGGAGGGGGTTTACGGCGCGGGGACCGTTTCGATATGGGACCGGGGCCGGTACGACCTCGTGGACCGCAAGGATAAAAAATTGGTCTTCAACTTACATGGGGAGAAACTAAAAGGCTCGTTCGTCTTGGTTCACACGAAAGAAAAGCTTTGGCTCATAATGAAGATGAAGAAAGAAACCGCCTGACGCGCGTTACGATTCCGCCAACACCTTCGTAATAAGTTCGTCCACCATCTTCGGGTTGGCGCGGCCGCGCGTCTTCTTCATAACGTACCCCACCAGCGCGCGACGCGCCTTCTCCTTTCCGCCCTTAATATCCACGACCGCCTTCGGGTTCGCCGCCGCCGCCTCGCGGACGAACTTCTCTATATCCGACGCGTCCGAAATTTGACGGAGCCCTTTGGCGTCCAGGATAACCGCCGGTTCGCCGCCCAAGGTCATCAATTCCGCCAGGACCTCGCGCGCCGCGGGGACGTTGGCGTCACCGGCGTCGACGAGTTGTAATAGCGCCGCGAGGCCGGCCGGCGTAAGCTTAGTATCGCCGAGAACCTCGTCGCGTTCCTTGAGCTCCCGCGTAACGTCGCCGACAAGCCAATTTACGACCGCGCGCGGTTCGCCGCCGTACGCCGCCGCCGCGGCCTTCAGGAACTCCGCGTAGCCGGGCGCGAAGGCCAACATCTCGGCCTCCGCCGCCGTCGCGCCGTAATGCTCCCGCAACTCGCGTACTCGGGCCGCCGGGCCCGGGCCCAATTCTCCCTTCAAATCGTCGATATAGGAAGCCGTTATCTCGAGCGGCGGTAAATCCGGCTCGGCGAAATACCGGTAGTCCGCCCGCAATTCCTTGACGCGCGTGGGCACCGTTTTGCCGGTGGCGTCGTCGTAGTGCAGCGTGACGCGTTGCACCTCACCGCCGTCCCTTAGTGCCTTCACCTGGCGCGCGAACTCGTACTCGAGCGCGCCCTCCATGGCCTTCAGCGAGTTCAGGTTCTTGATCTCCACCTGCTCGCCCAACTTCTCCGCCCCGACCCTTTTAACGGAGACGTTGGTATCGATGCGAAAGGCGCCCTTTTCGAATTCGCAATCCGAGACGCCGGCATCAATGAGCGCGTGCCGCAAGGCCACGATATAACGCCGCGCCTGCCCGGG
This region of bacterium genomic DNA includes:
- a CDS encoding 4Fe-4S dicluster domain-containing protein, which encodes MPPGGWEWFRRLSQVAFFGAACVLIVATNYPLEADLPYDIIPRFSPLLAATAMAASRAVITAFWPALIVVALTLLLGRAFCGWVCPVGALLDAGDFVIAKVFRKRRREGEKVSHRRWRILLLVALVVFAAFGIPLAGWFDPLALFPRTLATSIIPYASIGLDKLTLLLYDVPRLESFASAVRQRVVAENVTLFPGHIVVAAVLAGLILLGFVRRRFYCRYVCPTGALLSVVGWASPFGRRVAGAECTECKRCRNVCRMGAIGGRGEATAQAECNLCMDCLAACRRDATSFGFGRARPPENPTTWAPAVTRRGFLVSAGASLVAAPAVLVTDGRVQSDLFLIRPPGAQEKSEFLARCVRCGECIRVCLTQGLAPVHFEAGLTGLWTPRLVPRKGYCEYLCTLCTQVCPTDAIKTLTEEQKKKEIIGLAVVDRTRCLPWVEDEDCNVCEEMCPTSPKAIELRGRGRLKPHVIADKCVGCGICEYACPVEGDAAIVVVGDRDRVYFTNDGGGGRHYRGGRGG
- a CDS encoding DNA polymerase ligase N-terminal domain-containing protein, which encodes MGTETKNGDTARFVVQEHDASTHHYDFRLEMDGVLKSWAVPKGISTKPGERRLAVQVEDHDVDYIGFEGEIEEGVYGAGTVSIWDRGRYDLVDRKDKKLVFNLHGEKLKGSFVLVHTKEKLWLIMKMKKETA
- the gatB gene encoding Asp-tRNA(Asn)/Glu-tRNA(Gln) amidotransferase subunit GatB, with the protein product MADNGEFEVTIGLEVHVQLKTGSKLFCGCASEFGAAPNTLTCPVCLGLPGSLPVVNGEAVRLGFKAAVALGCTTPARVSFDRKNYFYPDLPKGFQISQHFGALGYDGEVEYWDDESFGVVSVERVHLEEDTAKAAHAEAYVGADETLLDFNRAGVPLMEAVSRPVIKSPGQARRYIVALRHALIDAGVSDCEFEKGAFRIDTNVSVKRVGAEKLGEQVEIKNLNSLKAMEGALEYEFARQVKALRDGGEVQRVTLHYDDATGKTVPTRVKELRADYRYFAEPDLPPLEITASYIDDLKGELGPGPAARVRELREHYGATAAEAEMLAFAPGYAEFLKAAAAAYGGEPRAVVNWLVGDVTRELKERDEVLGDTKLTPAGLAALLQLVDAGDANVPAAREVLAELMTLGGEPAVILDAKGLRQISDASDIEKFVREAAAANPKAVVDIKGGKEKARRALVGYVMKKTRGRANPKMVDELITKVLAES